The Archangium primigenium genomic interval GCGCGGCGCCCCCGCGAGCCAGTCCCTCAGGGACACCTGCACGGGCACGTTCACCGGCAGGTAGGTGTCCGCCAAGGGCTCCAGTCGCGCCAGGGCCTCGTGCCGCGCCGCCTCGGGGCCACCCACGTGCATCCACGCGAGCTTGAGGCCCGGCAGCCCCGCCACCTTCGACAGTCCCGAGAGACAGAAGGTGGGCATGGGCAGCGCGCGTCCGGCCACCGTGCGCACGCGTCCGGGCGCCTCCGTCCAGGCGAAGTCCGAGAACACCTCGTCCGACACGAGGGACAGGCCCTCGCGCGCGCACCACGCGCCCAGGGCCTCCAATTCCCCCTCGTGCAGGAAGTGGCCCGTGGGGTTGCCGGGGTTCACCACCAGCACGGCCCGCGTGCGCTCGTCCCGCGCGGCGGCGAGCGCCTCCAGATCCAGGCCAAAGCCCTGCGCGGAGGACAGGCGGTAGTGCCGCAGGTGCACGCCCTCCAGCCGCGCCAGGGACTCGAAGAGGGGGTAGCACGGCGCGGGAACGAGCACGCTGTCCCCCGGCTCGCACAGGAGCTTGAAGAGCCAGCCGTAGGCCTCGCTCGTGCTCGCGGTGAGCAGCAGGTGCTCGGGCAGGACGGGGGCGCCCCGTCCGGAGAGGTAGTCCGCCACGGCCTCGCGGGCGGACAACAGGCCCAGGGGCTCGGGCGCGTAGCGCAGCGCGTCCGGGTGGGCGAGCGGGGCGGGCCCGGGGGCGGGCAGCCCCACGTGGGTGGGATTGGTCTCGGTGAGGTCCAGCAGCGGCAGGCCCCGCGCGCGGCGCTCGGCGAGGGCCCGCGCCAGCGGGTTCCACGTCCGCGCGACGTCCGTGCGCGCGGAGAACGGGCTCACAGCCCCGTCTGCAGCATCGCCGAGGCCACGCGGCGGATGAGCTCGCGGCGGATCTCCTTGCGGCAATGCTCGATGGCCTTCGGGTGCGGCGTGGGCAAATCCTCCGCGCGTGAGCGCAACACGGTGCGCAGCACGAGCTCGATCTTGCTCGGCTCGATGTGAAACAGGCGGGAGCCGTCCTTCTGCAGGAAGTAGGACAGACCGCGCGTATCGAGGAGCTTCAAAAGGTACCGTCTGGAATCAGCGAGGAGCGAGAGGTCGATGATGTCGGCCATTCGCCGGGGGTTCTCACCCGGATCGAAAGATGCGTCCATTTCACGGCGCAGAAGCGCGAAAACTTGCCACTCGCGCGAGGACTCGTGACGCCGCCGAGGCCGATTTATCGGGCTCGCGCGCGATCGGGCAC includes:
- a CDS encoding aminotransferase class I/II-fold pyridoxal phosphate-dependent enzyme; the protein is MSPFSARTDVARTWNPLARALAERRARGLPLLDLTETNPTHVGLPAPGPAPLAHPDALRYAPEPLGLLSAREAVADYLSGRGAPVLPEHLLLTASTSEAYGWLFKLLCEPGDSVLVPAPCYPLFESLARLEGVHLRHYRLSSAQGFGLDLEALAAARDERTRAVLVVNPGNPTGHFLHEGELEALGAWCAREGLSLVSDEVFSDFAWTEAPGRVRTVAGRALPMPTFCLSGLSKVAGLPGLKLAWMHVGGPEAARHEALARLEPLADTYLPVNVPVQVSLRDWLAGAPRFQAAVLERVRANRRALREVRPSDASWSVVPAEGGWSAVLRIPLEPGEEATCLALLDAGVVAHPGYFYDFVGGAYLVLSLLPPPDTFTAALGPLVRVLGGGA